Proteins encoded in a region of the Desulfovermiculus halophilus DSM 18834 genome:
- a CDS encoding nucleotide pyrophosphohydrolase, with translation MEKQRSLQDLADIVRIFCEARDWDQFHGPKDLAIGVITEASELLEHFRFQTDEQSMALLDNQQVKGDIEDELADVLFFLLRFSQRFEVDLTKALLRKIEKSEKKYPVEKAKGKNTKYTKL, from the coding sequence ATGGAAAAGCAACGATCACTACAGGACTTAGCCGATATTGTCCGAATATTCTGCGAAGCCCGCGACTGGGATCAGTTCCACGGCCCTAAGGATCTGGCCATCGGTGTTATTACCGAGGCGTCGGAGTTGTTAGAGCATTTTCGCTTTCAAACGGACGAACAGTCGATGGCGTTGCTGGACAACCAGCAGGTCAAAGGTGATATTGAGGATGAGCTGGCCGATGTCCTCTTTTTCTTGCTGCGGTTTTCCCAAAGGTTTGAGGTTGATCTGACCAAAGCTCTACTTCGGAAGATCGAAAAGAGTGAGAAGAAATATCCTGTAGAAAAGGCGAAAGGGAAAAACACCAAGTACACGAAGTTGTAG
- a CDS encoding helix-turn-helix domain-containing protein, with amino-acid sequence MAMIRQPENFPETVKEVRRQLALSQEELAHALGVSFATVNRWENGKTIPSKLAQRQFEQFCVQKKKKGELI; translated from the coding sequence ATGGCCATGATCCGCCAACCCGAAAACTTTCCTGAAACGGTCAAGGAGGTGCGGCGGCAGTTGGCGCTCTCCCAGGAGGAGTTGGCCCACGCCCTCGGGGTGAGCTTCGCCACGGTCAACCGCTGGGAGAACGGCAAAACCATTCCCTCGAAGCTGGCGCAGCGGCAGTTCGAGCAGTTTTGTGTGCAGAAAAAGAAAAAGGGGGAGCTAATCTAA
- a CDS encoding GxxExxY protein yields the protein MVVDAALQLHRDLGPGLPESAYEAILSKMLEKRGLSVERQKPVPIQYQGVSLDEGFRLGLLVDGQLIVELKSVENIHPVHPKQLLTYLRLMNLPLGLLINFGASLLKNGLQRVANKHINFAPSRAPTGGSAMKPGSVKIVDRVSAVEAIKRLKEEDLLFLNRLIVERLKLISQARATTLMTSFTRGDRVGFQSPDGRMLEGRVLRLNKKTISVATDDGHQWNVAPGLLRLVQSAGDVQWP from the coding sequence ATGGTAGTCGATGCGGCATTGCAACTTCACCGTGATCTCGGGCCGGGGTTGCCGGAATCGGCCTATGAGGCGATTCTGTCCAAAATGTTGGAAAAGCGTGGCCTGTCTGTCGAGAGGCAGAAGCCGGTTCCTATTCAGTATCAGGGTGTTTCACTCGATGAAGGTTTTAGGCTGGGTTTGCTGGTCGATGGTCAGCTGATCGTTGAGCTGAAATCAGTCGAAAACATCCACCCGGTTCATCCCAAACAGCTACTGACCTACCTGCGCCTGATGAACCTGCCCCTCGGACTGCTCATCAACTTTGGCGCATCACTTCTGAAGAATGGCCTGCAACGCGTCGCCAACAAACACATCAACTTCGCGCCTTCGCGTGCACCAACAGGAGGATCAGCCATGAAGCCCGGCAGCGTCAAGATCGTCGACCGCGTCTCCGCCGTCGAGGCGATCAAGCGGTTGAAGGAGGAAGATCTGCTCTTTCTCAACCGGCTGATCGTCGAGCGGCTCAAGCTCATTTCCCAAGCCCGCGCCACCACGTTGATGACCAGCTTCACCAGGGGCGATCGAGTCGGCTTCCAATCCCCTGACGGCCGGATGCTGGAAGGCAGGGTGCTGCGCCTTAACAAGAAGACCATCAGCGTCGCCACGGACGATGGCCACCAGTGGAACGTCGCGCCCGGCCTGCTGCGCCTGGTTCAATCAGCGGGAGATGTCCAATGGCCATGA
- a CDS encoding nucleotidyltransferase family protein codes for MNRQRALALLRDSKTELQARFGVTRLALFGSTARDTASSGSDVDVLVAFDGPATSKRYFGVQFYLEDLLGCPVDLVTEKALRPEMRPYIEQERVNL; via the coding sequence ATGAACAGACAACGTGCCCTTGCCCTGCTGAGAGATAGCAAGACGGAGCTGCAGGCCCGTTTCGGCGTGACCCGGCTGGCCCTGTTCGGCTCCACCGCCCGTGATACGGCGAGTAGCGGCAGCGATGTCGATGTGCTGGTGGCTTTCGACGGCCCGGCCACCTCCAAGCGCTATTTTGGCGTGCAGTTTTACCTGGAGGACCTGCTCGGCTGTCCGGTCGACCTTGTCACCGAAAAGGCCCTGCGACCGGAGATGCGTCCCTATATCGAACAGGAGCGGGTCAACCTCTGA